A single genomic interval of Malania oleifera isolate guangnan ecotype guangnan chromosome 11, ASM2987363v1, whole genome shotgun sequence harbors:
- the LOC131168290 gene encoding probable envelope ADP,ATP carrier protein, chloroplastic, which yields MEEEKAELVWRNIAGLEITRNGCTGGMREEEQWRSRWLSDSSDGGRRPGSFACVSVADKKGQSEFVPTPAQLLKHPLALAALVPRDAALFAAGAIAGAAAKTITAPLDRIKLLMQIHGLRVQESGKKAVGLIEAITVIGKEEGIKGYWKGNLPQVIRIIPYSAVQLFAYETYKKLFRGKDGELSIVGRLAAGACAAMTSTFVTYPLDILRLRLAVEPGYRTMSEVALNMLRDEGVASFYKGLGPSLIGIAPYIAMNFCIFDLMKKSLPEKFQKRTETSLATALLSATLATLLCYPLDTVRRQMQMKGTPYKTVLDAFPGIVARDGIIGLYRGFVPNALKSLPNSSIKLTAFDTVKGLIAVGEKELERIAEESHSKQNESK from the exons ATGGAAGAAGAGAAGGCCGAGTTGGTATGGCGAAACATTGCAGGCCTCGAAATTACTCGGAATGGATGCACTGGAGGCATGCGAGAGGAAGAACAATGGAGGAGCAGATGGCTAAGCGATAGCAGTGATGGGGGTCGCCGCCCTGGGAGTTTTGCGTGTGTTTCGGTGGCAGATAAGAAAGGACAGAGCGAGTTCGTGCCGACACCGGCGCAGCTTTTGAAGCATCCGCTGGCACTAGCCGCCCTCGTCCCCAGAGATGCGGCGCTCTTCGCCGCCGGTGCCATTGCCGGAGCGGCCGCCAAGACCATCACCGCCCCTCTAGACCGTATCAAGCTTCTTATGCAG ATTCATGGATTGCGTGTGCAAGAAAGTGGTAAGAAGGCAGTTGGTCTGATTGAG GCCATAACGGTGATAGGGAAGGAGGAAGGAATTAAAGGTTACTGGAAAGGGAACCTTCCTCAG GTGATACGCATTATACCATATAGTGCTGTTCAATTGTTTGCTTATGAAACTTACAAG AAACTTTTTAGAGGAAAGGATGGTGAGCTCTCTATTGTAGGAAGACTTGCAGCAGGTGCTTGTGCAGCCATGACATCCACTTTT GTAACGTACCCTCTAGATATCTTAAGACTACGATTAGCAGTTGAGCCTGGGTACCGGACCATGTCTGAG GTTGCCCTAAACATGCTAAGAGATGAAGGAGTTGCTTCCTTCTATAAAGGCTTGGGACCTTCTCTTATTGGTATAGCACCTTATATTGCTATGAACTTTTGCATTTTTGACCT GATGAAGAAGTCTTTGCCAGAGAAATTTCAGAAGAGAACTGAAACATCCCTAGCAACAGCTTTGCTTTCAGCGACCCTTGCCACTCTCTTGTGCTATCCTTTAGACACTGTTAGGAGGCAAATGCAAATGAAGGGTACACCTTACAAGACAGTTCTGGATGCTTTTCCAG GTATTGTGGCACGTGATGGTATTATTGGATTATACAGAGGATTTGTGCCCAATGCATTGAAAAGCCTCCCAAACAGCAG CATAAAGCTGACTGCCTTCGACACAGTGAAAGGTCTAATTGCAGTAGGTGAGAAGGAGCTCGAGAGAATTGCGGAGGAAAGTCACAGTAAACAAAATGAATCCAAGTAA